The Pleurodeles waltl isolate 20211129_DDA chromosome 6, aPleWal1.hap1.20221129, whole genome shotgun sequence genome has a segment encoding these proteins:
- the LOC138299129 gene encoding tumor necrosis factor-like has protein sequence MSTESFLLEMEKGQVVVVRDEAQRRRDRCWRWLAGVSFAALAGATLMLALLFFNVIPSPHSSSKHEDPTHADPVPEQYISQIPQQLKLQAMESQKPAAHLIADFSNKKLEWISDKGYAFLENGMKLEDNHLVIPSRGLYFVYTQVVYYGSKCPPRGSLYLSHFVHKRSEAYPVEVPLLSAIKSACEGTTHNGNPWYETIYQGGVFSLEEGDVLSTETSQPSHLDPKGAQNYFGAIAM, from the exons ATGAGCACCGAGAGCTTCCTCCTCGAGATGGAGAAGGGCCAGGTGGTGGTGGTCCGGGACGAAGCCCAGCGGCGACGAgaccggtgctggcggtggctggcTGGCGTGTCCTTCGCAGCGCTAGCTGGAGCCACCTTGATGTTGGCGCTGCTTTTCTTCAATGTAATTCCTTCGCCGCACAGCTCCTCGAAGCAT GAGGACCCGACACACGCTGACCCAGTCCCCGAGCAGTATATAA GTCAGATCCCCCAGCAGCTCAAGTTACAGGCCATGGAGTCGCAGAAGCCTGCAGCTCACCTCATAG CTGACTTCAGCAACAAGAAGCTGGAGTGGATCTCAGACAAGGGCTACGCCTTCCTGGAGAATGGGATGAAGCTGGAAGACAACCACCTGGTCATCCCCTCCCGCGGCCTCTACTTTGTCTACACTCAAGTTGTCTACTACGGGAGCAAATGTCCACCCCGTGGCAGCCTCTACCTGTCGCACTTTGTCCACAAGCGCTCGGAGGCCTACCCCGTCGAAGTGCCTCTGCTGAGTGCCATCAAGTCAGCCTGCGAGGGCACCACCCACAATGGAAACCCCTGGTATGAGACCATCTACCAGGGAGGGGTCTTCAGCCTGGAGGAGGGTGATGTGCTCTCCACAGAAACCTCCCAGCCATCCCACCTGGACCCCAAGGGTGCACAGAACTACTTTGGGGCCATTGCAATGTAA